A region of Nostoc sp. 'Peltigera membranacea cyanobiont' N6 DNA encodes the following proteins:
- a CDS encoding AAA-like domain-containing protein encodes MNATNYVKLEPVLACKLQDMGLIHLEGDRSTSACELYRLYFRQYLKKSESLNSNRVEQLF; translated from the coding sequence ATTAACGCTACAAATTATGTGAAATTAGAGCCAGTATTGGCGTGTAAATTACAAGATATGGGACTAATTCATTTAGAAGGCGATCGCAGTACTTCTGCGTGTGAATTATATCGGTTATATTTCCGACAATATCTGAAAAAAAGTGAGAGTTTAAATAGTAATCGTGTTGAACAGTTGTTTTAA